One Phocaeicola dorei genomic region harbors:
- a CDS encoding DUF3408 domain-containing protein gives MKSEPTEKTKGKKMAVSETADRKNGRSPGAGHDEWWERLMMEPGSGESAGTDAEPVIPSGAVAEEVSGEAGRKDTPPEPEDPVRRRTSGRQRRASLEEYRETYLTVPKIRKRKTVFVSEDVRDELDAIVRRLGGRGMSVSGLLENLAREHLAAYREDIEQWRKI, from the coding sequence ATGAAAAGTGAACCGACTGAAAAAACGAAAGGGAAGAAAATGGCGGTATCCGAAACCGCAGACAGAAAGAACGGCCGTAGTCCCGGAGCCGGCCACGACGAGTGGTGGGAAAGACTCATGATGGAACCCGGTTCGGGAGAATCCGCCGGTACGGATGCGGAACCGGTGATTCCATCCGGGGCCGTTGCGGAAGAGGTGTCCGGGGAAGCGGGAAGAAAGGACACCCCGCCGGAACCGGAAGACCCCGTGAGAAGAAGGACGAGCGGCAGGCAGCGTAGGGCCTCGCTGGAGGAGTACCGAGAAACATACCTCACCGTCCCGAAGATTAGGAAGCGCAAGACGGTGTTCGTCAGTGAGGATGTGAGGGACGAACTGGACGCCATCGTCCGCAGGCTCGGTGGGCGTGGCATGAGCGTTTCCGGACTGCTGGAGAACCTTGCCAGGGAGCATCTTGCCGCCTACCGTGAGGACATCGAGCAGTGGAGAAAAATCTGA
- a CDS encoding DUF4136 domain-containing protein, whose product MKKLLFPLFMLAMIVTSCEKDPDMNKLDSDYSVYTDYDNSVHFNEFSTYYLPDSILVPDNSLKANYWKDENAQNIISAVAHEMEQKGYVRTEDKEKANVGIQLSYAQQRIQITTGGWYGGWWDAGFWGPYWGGGWYYPYPVTYSYDTGTLIMEMVDLRQPVDQSNQNKLPVIWHAYASGLLYGNSHFNMQLTLNAVNQAFAQSPYLSNKQ is encoded by the coding sequence ATGAAGAAGCTACTATTTCCACTATTCATGCTTGCCATGATAGTTACTTCGTGCGAGAAAGATCCGGATATGAATAAACTGGATAGTGACTACAGCGTTTACACCGATTATGACAACAGTGTACATTTCAATGAGTTTTCCACCTATTATCTGCCAGATAGCATTCTGGTTCCGGACAACAGCCTGAAAGCCAATTATTGGAAAGATGAAAATGCCCAAAACATTATCAGTGCAGTAGCCCATGAAATGGAACAGAAAGGCTATGTAAGGACGGAAGATAAAGAAAAAGCCAATGTAGGCATTCAGTTGTCATACGCCCAACAAAGAATACAAATAACCACAGGAGGATGGTATGGCGGCTGGTGGGATGCCGGATTCTGGGGACCTTACTGGGGAGGAGGATGGTATTATCCTTATCCGGTAACTTACAGCTATGACACAGGAACCCTGATTATGGAAATGGTTGATTTAAGACAACCTGTCGATCAGTCTAACCAAAACAAACTGCCTGTCATCTGGCATGCTTATGCGTCAGGACTGCTATACGGAAACTCCCATTTCAATATGCAGTTGACATTAAATGCCGTCAATCAGGCATTTGCACAATCTCCTTATCTGTCAAACAAACAATAA
- a CDS encoding plasmid mobilization protein, with protein sequence MTNDVNGMKKKCGRPALGRTRKLTRGVTVKFSPVSYEALRFRAGKSGRSLAVYIREAALAATVTARHTPEENALLRSLAGMANNLNQLTKLSHQTGFYRTRLLIEGLLGKLKRIMDDYRPKGG encoded by the coding sequence ATGACAAACGATGTGAATGGGATGAAGAAAAAATGTGGCCGTCCGGCACTGGGCAGGACGCGTAAATTGACCAGAGGCGTGACGGTGAAGTTCTCCCCCGTCAGCTACGAGGCTCTCAGGTTCAGGGCAGGGAAGTCCGGCCGGAGTCTGGCGGTCTATATCAGGGAGGCAGCACTGGCGGCCACCGTTACGGCAAGGCATACACCGGAGGAGAACGCACTGTTGCGCAGCCTGGCGGGAATGGCTAACAACCTGAACCAGCTGACAAAGCTCTCGCACCAGACCGGCTTTTACAGGACAAGGCTGCTGATAGAGGGGCTGCTGGGAAAGCTGAAGCGGATCATGGATGATTACAGACCGAAAGGAGGATAG
- a CDS encoding helix-turn-helix domain-containing protein, whose translation MMNTDNRLLTRESSEHIREFFSTVERLSVSMERLFAGRSPAMAGENFYTDRELAEKLKVSRRSLQQYRDSGLLAFTRLGGKILYRSSDIEKLLDGCYREARTRPEEL comes from the coding sequence ATGATGAATACCGATAACCGTCTGCTCACCCGTGAGAGCAGCGAGCATATAAGAGAGTTCTTCTCCACCGTCGAACGTCTCTCCGTTTCCATGGAGCGTCTCTTTGCCGGCAGGTCACCGGCGATGGCGGGCGAGAACTTCTATACGGACCGCGAACTGGCTGAAAAGCTGAAAGTGAGCCGCCGCAGCTTGCAACAGTACCGTGACAGCGGTCTGCTTGCCTTCACCCGGCTGGGCGGCAAGATACTGTACCGTTCTTCCGACATCGAGAAGCTGCTTGACGGCTGCTACCGGGAGGCGAGAACCAGGCCGGAGGAACTTTAG
- a CDS encoding site-specific integrase gives MATIRTKFRSSSAEGREGALYYQVIHNRVVRQISTGYKLFASEWDQRSEAVIPCQHPAGMERDNYLLSVGERIRRDKIRLEKAIRTLSQSGPFTADDIVIRFHDSGQEPSFNDYIRQQIVRLKRLGKIRTSETYTAALKSFSSFMKGSDILFGELSSDLLMEYEAYLKNRGNSPNTISFYMRILKAVYNRAVENGLTGQRNLFKSVYTGVEKTLKRAIHLNDIRRIKRLDLSLKPHLDFARDMFLFCFYTRGMSFVDMAYLKKGDIANGILTYRRKKTGQQLFIRWEKCMQEIIKLFCLSVQDFKVVH, from the coding sequence ATGGCAACAATCAGAACCAAATTCAGGTCCTCGTCCGCGGAAGGCAGGGAGGGCGCACTGTATTATCAGGTGATTCATAACCGTGTGGTCAGGCAGATCAGTACCGGATACAAACTTTTCGCTTCGGAATGGGACCAACGTTCCGAAGCGGTCATTCCCTGTCAACACCCTGCAGGGATGGAACGGGACAATTATCTTCTATCGGTAGGGGAACGGATAAGACGGGACAAAATCCGACTGGAAAAGGCTATCAGGACATTAAGCCAATCCGGTCCGTTTACAGCGGATGATATCGTCATACGTTTCCATGACAGCGGACAAGAACCTTCGTTTAACGACTATATCCGGCAACAGATAGTAAGGCTGAAACGTTTGGGAAAGATACGGACCTCTGAAACCTATACAGCCGCGCTCAAAAGTTTCAGCAGTTTTATGAAAGGTAGCGATATACTGTTTGGCGAACTTAGCTCTGACTTGCTCATGGAATACGAGGCTTATCTGAAAAACAGGGGGAACTCACCCAATACAATCTCGTTCTACATGCGCATTCTGAAAGCGGTCTACAACCGTGCGGTGGAGAACGGACTGACCGGACAGCGGAACCTGTTCAAGTCTGTTTATACAGGTGTGGAAAAGACCTTGAAACGGGCCATTCATTTAAATGATATCAGGCGTATCAAAAGACTGGACTTGTCCCTGAAACCCCACCTTGATTTCGCACGTGACATGTTCCTGTTCTGCTTTTACACACGGGGGATGTCCTTTGTGGACATGGCTTATCTGAAAAAGGGAGACATTGCGAACGGAATCCTGACTTACCGCAGGAAAAAGACCGGACAACAGCTGTTCATCCGATGGGAAAAGTGTATGCAGGAGATCATCAAACTTTTTTGTTTATCGGTTCAAGATTTCAAAGTTGTTCATTAA
- a CDS encoding GNAT family N-acetyltransferase: protein MDGISLYDDCVMLAYNKEVRRNCLPFTCGENDLDDFFLNDADLYADELLGKTYCWVTTEIPHRIVALFTLSNDSIKTRLISPNDKNRLQRNIVNPKRGRSYPAVLIGRLGVNLEYQGTSSHVGRQLMAFIKDWFRHEDNKTGCRFIVVDAYNEEKILRYYERNGFVPLYKTDVIEKQYYDIPQDEPLKTRLLYFDLKKD from the coding sequence ATGGACGGTATTTCTTTATATGATGATTGTGTCATGCTTGCCTATAACAAGGAAGTACGGAGGAATTGCCTTCCTTTCACTTGTGGCGAGAATGACCTTGATGATTTTTTTCTCAATGATGCCGATCTGTATGCGGATGAACTCCTTGGGAAAACATATTGTTGGGTGACGACTGAAATCCCGCATCGTATTGTGGCCTTGTTTACCTTGTCCAATGACAGTATCAAGACCAGATTAATATCCCCCAATGATAAAAACAGGCTGCAACGCAATATTGTAAATCCTAAACGTGGACGCAGCTATCCGGCCGTGCTGATAGGAAGACTGGGGGTCAACCTGGAATATCAGGGTACATCAAGCCACGTAGGACGGCAACTGATGGCTTTCATAAAAGACTGGTTCCGTCATGAGGACAACAAGACAGGATGCCGTTTTATCGTGGTGGATGCATACAATGAGGAAAAGATTCTCAGGTATTATGAAAGAAACGGTTTCGTTCCACTCTATAAAACAGACGTGATAGAAAAGCAATATTATGATATTCCGCAAGATGAACCTTTGAAAACCCGTTTGCTGTATTTTGATTTGAAAAAGGACTGA
- a CDS encoding outer membrane beta-barrel protein, whose product MKTKILKHRAPKRILIGVLLVLFCFTSKAQIWENVHFNVDWQMNMPLNSNFADKFSGWGMNFEGKYDLTPYWSIGAFLNFHTNHRYVDRQTIPLTPTASLTTDQQQSAFQLPFGISVSYKLLDNRYVKPYFGVKSGAMYSQNSIYNNLVQWYERPWGFYVSPELGIDIHPVPYQRLGFHVAVYYSYATNQTDILTYSEDGRNSMGVRVGVCF is encoded by the coding sequence ATGAAAACGAAAATATTAAAACACAGAGCTCCCAAACGTATCCTCATCGGAGTGTTATTAGTTCTCTTTTGTTTCACAAGTAAAGCACAGATCTGGGAAAATGTACATTTCAACGTAGACTGGCAGATGAATATGCCGTTGAACAGCAACTTTGCCGATAAATTCAGCGGATGGGGAATGAACTTTGAAGGAAAATATGATCTGACTCCCTATTGGTCTATAGGAGCTTTCCTTAATTTTCATACCAATCACCGATACGTGGACCGCCAGACCATCCCCCTCACCCCAACGGCTTCATTGACAACAGACCAGCAACAATCGGCGTTCCAACTTCCCTTTGGAATATCTGTATCCTACAAGTTACTGGATAACAGGTATGTAAAACCTTACTTCGGAGTCAAATCGGGTGCCATGTATTCTCAAAACTCCATTTACAACAATCTGGTACAATGGTATGAACGCCCGTGGGGATTCTATGTATCACCCGAATTGGGAATAGATATTCATCCGGTACCTTATCAGCGTCTGGGATTTCATGTAGCCGTATATTATAGCTACGCAACCAATCAAACCGATATCCTGACTTATTCTGAAGATGGAAGAAATAGCATGGGTGTGCGTGTAGGAGTTTGTTTTTAA
- a CDS encoding lactonase family protein encodes MKPKALFVMLILWLSFTTIQARSTEDVPDKGTYAKFLLVGCYMKPDEEGVRMYRFDGQTADVDYPCGLRGISNPAFLTSDSTGNRIYAIGDDEGKSSTANALLFDKESGLLSLLNSQSTDGELPIYITLSPKEYFVLTANYKGGSITVFSQDKKGKLQRDTKIIRFAGNGPNKKRQEQSHLHCVTFTPDGKFLLATDLGTDCIYLFPIGKRPEAGKAHSLLDESRVVRIQMDSGSGPRHICFHPNGRFAYLISELSGKITVFSYNEGKLERLQTIVCDPFVAEGNADIHVSSDGKFLYASKHLKEDGIIVYSIDSQKGTLVQIGFQPTGLYPRSFAISPDGCYLAVVCRDANCIQIFERNRNTGLLKNTGKNIRLERPAFVKFL; translated from the coding sequence ATGAAACCAAAAGCTTTATTTGTCATGTTAATCTTATGGCTTAGCTTCACTACGATTCAAGCGCGGTCAACCGAAGATGTCCCGGATAAGGGAACTTATGCAAAATTTCTGTTGGTAGGATGTTATATGAAGCCAGACGAAGAAGGTGTCAGAATGTACCGGTTTGACGGACAAACTGCCGATGTCGACTATCCGTGTGGGCTGAGAGGGATTTCAAATCCTGCTTTCCTTACATCTGATAGCACTGGTAATCGAATTTATGCCATAGGCGATGATGAAGGGAAAAGTTCGACTGCCAATGCTTTGCTTTTTGATAAGGAAAGTGGTCTGCTGTCTCTGCTTAACTCGCAATCTACAGACGGTGAACTTCCTATTTATATTACTCTCAGTCCAAAGGAATACTTTGTTCTGACAGCAAATTATAAGGGTGGCAGCATCACGGTATTCTCACAGGATAAGAAAGGAAAGTTGCAACGTGATACAAAAATAATTCGTTTTGCTGGAAATGGGCCGAATAAAAAAAGGCAGGAACAATCGCATCTGCATTGCGTGACCTTTACACCTGATGGCAAATTCCTTCTTGCTACCGATTTGGGAACAGATTGTATCTATCTGTTTCCGATAGGCAAACGACCGGAAGCAGGTAAGGCTCATTCTCTGTTGGATGAATCAAGAGTAGTCCGCATACAGATGGATTCCGGCTCAGGACCTCGACATATATGTTTTCACCCGAATGGCAGATTTGCTTATCTCATCAGTGAACTCTCGGGTAAAATAACTGTATTCTCCTATAATGAAGGCAAGTTGGAACGTTTACAAACAATTGTCTGCGACCCTTTCGTTGCAGAGGGAAATGCAGATATCCATGTTTCATCCGATGGCAAATTCCTCTATGCTTCCAAGCACTTGAAAGAAGATGGCATAATTGTTTATTCCATTGATTCCCAAAAAGGAACATTGGTTCAAATAGGATTTCAGCCAACAGGTCTTTATCCGCGAAGTTTTGCCATCTCTCCGGATGGTTGCTATTTGGCAGTGGTTTGCAGGGATGCCAACTGCATACAGATATTCGAAAGAAACCGAAATACGGGGTTACTGAAGAATACGGGAAAAAATATCCGACTGGAAAGACCGGCGTTTGTCAAGTTCTTATAA
- a CDS encoding helix-turn-helix domain-containing protein, which translates to MVMGDITRIDTVQQYCDLFEVEALHPLVSVVNCYEVQPIRHSKKLYNIYAVLLKDTDCGTMNYGRSLYDYEKGSMLFIAPGQVMGSDDDGSLHQPAGWALMFHPELLRGTSLAHIIKEYSYFSYNANEALHLSEQERKVVIECINNVAEELRHPIDKHSRSLIIDTMKLLLDRCIRFYDRQFITRENANNDLLAHFELLLNNYYHSALPTSKGIPTVQYCADQLCLSTNYFSDLVKKETGMSAIKHIQQKIMDIAKERIMNTQKSISQISDEMGFQYPQHFTRWFKKMEGCTPNEYRNEIIKQAIN; encoded by the coding sequence ATGGTTATGGGAGATATAACAAGAATAGATACAGTTCAGCAGTACTGCGACCTTTTCGAAGTCGAAGCTCTGCACCCGTTGGTCAGCGTTGTGAATTGTTACGAGGTGCAGCCCATCAGACACTCAAAGAAACTGTACAACATTTATGCTGTGTTGCTGAAAGATACTGACTGCGGTACGATGAATTATGGACGGAGCCTCTATGACTATGAAAAAGGCTCCATGCTGTTTATCGCTCCGGGGCAGGTAATGGGTTCTGACGATGATGGCAGTCTGCACCAGCCGGCCGGATGGGCCCTGATGTTCCATCCCGAACTATTGCGCGGTACTTCCCTTGCACATATAATAAAAGAGTATTCTTATTTCTCATATAATGCCAACGAAGCACTGCACCTGTCAGAACAGGAGCGCAAAGTAGTCATTGAATGTATAAACAATGTAGCAGAAGAATTGAGGCATCCTATTGACAAGCACAGCCGTTCTTTGATTATTGATACCATGAAGCTTCTCCTTGACCGCTGCATCCGCTTTTATGACCGCCAGTTCATTACAAGGGAAAATGCCAACAACGATTTGTTGGCGCATTTTGAATTGTTGCTCAATAATTACTATCATTCTGCCTTGCCAACGAGTAAAGGTATTCCGACGGTACAGTATTGCGCTGACCAACTGTGTCTTTCCACCAATTATTTCAGTGACCTGGTAAAAAAGGAAACCGGTATGTCAGCAATCAAGCATATCCAGCAAAAAATTATGGATATAGCCAAAGAGCGCATCATGAACACGCAAAAAAGTATCAGTCAAATCTCAGATGAAATGGGTTTCCAATACCCGCAACATTTCACACGTTGGTTCAAGAAGATGGAAGGTTGCACACCGAACGAATATCGCAATGAAATTATAAAACAAGCGATAAACTAA
- a CDS encoding helix-turn-helix domain-containing protein produces MEIVNIEARTFEAMLSAFRTFADRLDTLCRLYGDMEEKKWLDNQEVCLLLKVSPRTLQTLRDNGTLAYTQICHKTYYKPGDVESIIRIVEERRKRAESMGRSI; encoded by the coding sequence ATGGAAATAGTGAACATTGAGGCAAGGACCTTCGAGGCGATGCTCTCGGCCTTCCGGACGTTTGCGGACCGGCTGGACACCCTCTGCCGGCTGTACGGCGACATGGAGGAGAAGAAATGGCTGGACAACCAGGAGGTGTGCCTGCTGCTGAAGGTCAGCCCGAGAACCCTGCAGACCCTCCGTGACAACGGCACGCTGGCATACACACAGATCTGCCACAAGACATATTACAAGCCCGGGGACGTGGAAAGTATCATCCGGATAGTGGAGGAGCGCCGCAAGCGGGCTGAAAGTATGGGAAGGTCGATCTGA
- a CDS encoding site-specific integrase: protein MKTSMSRSTFKILFYVKKGSERANGYLPLMCRLTVDGEIKQFSCKLDVPPKLWDVKTARATGKSAEAQKINAAVDRIRVDVNRRYQELMQSDGYVTAARLRDACLGLGVKRETLLKLFEQHNEEFIKKVGHSRVQGTYNRYRTIYRHLCEFVPKVYRRDDIPLKELNLTFINNFEYFLRTEKKCRTNTVWGYMIGLKHVISIARNSGALPFNPFAGYINSPESVDRGYLTEREIQTLMETPVKSGTCELVRDLFIFSVFTGLAYADVKALTTDRLQTFFDGNLWIITRRRKTNTESNIRLLDVPKRIIEKYKGLSKDGHVFPVPSNGRCNTILKELGRQCGFKIRLTYHVARHTNATTVLLSHGVPIETVSRLLGHTDLKTTQIYARITNQKISSDMEILSHKLEKMEKEICDAI, encoded by the coding sequence ATGAAAACGAGTATGAGCAGATCGACCTTCAAAATCCTCTTCTACGTGAAGAAGGGCAGCGAGAGAGCCAACGGCTATCTCCCCCTGATGTGCCGTCTTACGGTAGACGGCGAAATCAAGCAGTTCAGCTGCAAGCTGGACGTGCCCCCGAAACTTTGGGACGTGAAAACGGCACGTGCCACGGGCAAGAGCGCCGAGGCGCAGAAAATCAATGCGGCGGTTGACCGGATACGCGTGGACGTGAACCGCCGTTACCAGGAACTGATGCAGTCCGACGGCTATGTCACCGCCGCCAGGCTGAGGGACGCCTGCCTCGGGCTGGGCGTGAAACGCGAGACGCTGCTGAAGCTCTTCGAGCAGCACAACGAGGAGTTCATCAAGAAAGTGGGACACAGCCGCGTGCAGGGAACATACAACCGCTACCGTACCATATACAGGCACCTTTGCGAGTTCGTCCCGAAAGTATACCGCCGTGACGACATCCCCCTGAAGGAACTCAACCTAACCTTCATCAACAACTTCGAGTATTTCCTGCGTACGGAGAAGAAATGCCGCACCAATACCGTATGGGGTTACATGATCGGGCTCAAGCACGTCATCTCCATCGCCCGCAACAGCGGTGCGCTTCCCTTCAACCCCTTCGCCGGGTACATCAATTCCCCCGAGAGCGTTGACCGAGGCTACCTGACGGAGCGTGAGATACAGACACTGATGGAGACCCCGGTGAAAAGCGGGACCTGCGAACTGGTACGCGACCTCTTCATCTTCTCTGTGTTCACCGGACTGGCATACGCGGACGTGAAGGCACTGACGACCGACCGGCTCCAGACCTTCTTCGACGGCAACCTCTGGATCATCACCCGCCGTCGCAAGACAAACACCGAGTCCAACATCCGCCTGCTGGACGTGCCCAAGCGCATCATAGAGAAGTATAAGGGACTGTCCAAGGACGGTCATGTATTTCCGGTACCGAGCAACGGCAGATGCAACACCATATTGAAGGAACTTGGCAGGCAGTGCGGTTTCAAGATACGGCTGACCTATCATGTGGCCCGGCATACGAACGCCACCACCGTGCTGCTCTCGCACGGTGTACCCATCGAGACCGTAAGCCGTCTTTTGGGGCATACGGATTTGAAAACCACCCAGATATATGCCCGGATAACCAACCAGAAGATCAGCAGCGACATGGAAATCCTGTCCCATAAGCTGGAAAAGATGGAGAAGGAAATATGCGATGCCATCTGA
- a CDS encoding sigma-70 family RNA polymerase sigma factor: MADKSAEKERLFNEWFTASYDRLRGTLRRYGMLDEDNFHDTYLFVRRQVLVPGKDITDYDAYFIGCYKKAALVKIKRENRYAHPEDDFFLRCGEEAKFLSEDDLNGCERLVRDILRFVRQKFSYEEYRMFMLRFYEAQFSFKALAECMGISASAISQKVCRIVDAVRTHSGFAWRSQMLAVESFMY; this comes from the coding sequence ATGGCAGACAAGAGCGCAGAAAAGGAAAGACTGTTCAACGAGTGGTTCACTGCATCCTATGACAGGTTGAGAGGGACGTTACGCCGGTACGGAATGCTGGACGAGGACAATTTCCATGACACCTACCTTTTTGTAAGAAGGCAGGTGCTGGTTCCCGGAAAGGACATAACGGACTATGACGCGTATTTCATCGGATGCTACAAAAAGGCGGCCCTGGTAAAGATTAAAAGGGAGAATCGGTATGCACACCCTGAAGATGATTTCTTCCTCCGATGTGGCGAAGAGGCAAAATTCCTTTCCGAGGACGACCTGAACGGGTGCGAGCGGCTGGTAAGAGACATACTGCGTTTCGTAAGGCAGAAGTTCTCCTACGAGGAGTACCGGATGTTCATGCTCAGGTTCTATGAGGCGCAGTTCTCGTTCAAGGCACTGGCGGAATGCATGGGTATCTCGGCATCGGCCATATCGCAGAAAGTATGCAGGATAGTGGACGCGGTACGTACCCACAGCGGTTTCGCATGGAGAAGTCAGATGCTGGCGGTGGAAAGCTTCATGTATTGA
- a CDS encoding relaxase/mobilization nuclease domain-containing protein: MIGKIRKGRSFGGCIRYVTQKDDAEIIASEGVLLGTAEEMARSFRWQCLLNPDVAKPVGHIALSFKPEDAPRLTDAFMARLAGEYLELMGIRNTQFIVVRHHGTDNPHCHIVFNRVDFDGKVISDSNDFRRNEKVTKMLKDKYSLTYSEGKQSVKTEKLHASEKVKYEIYRAVKEALRSADTWKEFQNKLLKMGVEMEFKYKENTNEVQGIRFIKNGLSFKGSGIDRSFSWSRLDAALDHNHVTSLENDVSQKQPYHEQSHGSVIDNLVEVTGTGGVFMPSVAPTEDEKEAERLRRKKKRRKGRSL; the protein is encoded by the coding sequence ATGATAGGGAAGATCAGGAAAGGCCGCTCGTTCGGCGGCTGCATACGCTACGTGACGCAGAAGGACGACGCGGAAATCATCGCCTCGGAAGGCGTGCTGCTGGGAACGGCAGAAGAGATGGCGCGAAGTTTCCGGTGGCAATGCCTGCTGAATCCGGACGTGGCGAAACCGGTGGGACACATCGCGCTCAGCTTCAAGCCGGAGGACGCACCGAGGCTGACCGACGCGTTTATGGCAAGGCTGGCGGGGGAATACCTGGAACTGATGGGGATACGGAACACGCAGTTCATCGTGGTGAGGCATCACGGGACGGACAACCCGCACTGCCACATCGTCTTCAACCGGGTGGACTTCGACGGGAAGGTGATTTCCGACAGCAACGATTTCAGGCGCAACGAGAAAGTGACAAAAATGCTTAAGGACAAGTATTCGCTCACCTATTCCGAAGGCAAACAGTCCGTTAAAACGGAAAAGCTGCATGCTTCCGAAAAGGTGAAATACGAAATATACCGTGCGGTCAAGGAAGCTTTGAGGAGTGCAGATACATGGAAAGAATTTCAAAATAAGCTCTTAAAAATGGGCGTGGAAATGGAATTCAAGTACAAGGAAAACACTAATGAAGTGCAGGGCATCCGCTTTATAAAGAACGGTCTGTCATTCAAGGGAAGTGGGATTGACCGCAGTTTCAGCTGGTCAAGGCTGGATGCGGCATTGGACCATAACCATGTCACGTCCCTGGAAAATGACGTTTCCCAAAAGCAACCGTACCATGAACAAAGTCATGGTTCTGTTATTGATAACCTGGTCGAAGTCACCGGTACGGGTGGCGTGTTCATGCCGTCGGTGGCACCGACGGAGGACGAGAAAGAGGCGGAACGCCTGCGGAGAAAGAAGAAGCGCAGGAAAGGAAGGAGTTTGTGA